A stretch of DNA from Limnohabitans sp. MORI2:
CTCAACTGCTTGCTCTGGCATACCAGGTGGCGCTGCATGGGTGGCACTGAAAACCAGCAAATCTCCAAAAGAAACCGCCGCTTTCCTTGAATTCATGGCGTCAGAGTCAGCTTATGCTGAATTTACAGCGCGGACCAATAACATTCCAGCGCATGCAGGTCTCGCAAAGAAAGGGGTCAATTACGCTTCAGCTGATCCTGCATCAAAGGCGGCACTGGGAGTGTTCAGCGCTGGCGTCGCAAACCTGTCTCCTGTTGCTTATCAATTCCAAGGATACAAATTCAACCGAGCCATCATGTTGCCAACTGTGACTCGTGTCACCCAAGCTATTGTGGGCGAGATGAATTCCGACGAAGCCATCAACAAGATCGTGGCGGACATGCAAGACGCCGTCAAGCAAGCGCAGAAATAAAGATCTAAAACATTTCATTTAGTCAGCCAAGCGGGCAGAAGCTATTCGCTTCTGCCCCTTTTGGTAAGCCATATTTTTATGAAATTACTGGGTTTACTCCTAAACTTGCTAGAACCCATCTTTGCCATGGGCCAGCGTTTACTTGGCATCCATCGCTTAGGATGGTTTTTCGTCGCCCCAAATTTATTGGTATTCGGTATTTTTTGTTTCTTACCAATCCTAATTAACCTGATTTACGCCACGACTGGCGGCGTCAATTTAATCCCGACTCAACGTCCGTTTACTGGTCTTGAAAACTTTCAAATTCTTTTTGAATGCCGAGACTACTTGGATGTTTCATCTTGTCGCAAAGACGTGTTTTGGCGAGCCATCTTCAACACTTTAAAGTTTAGTTTTTTTCAAGTTGGACTGATGGTTTTGTTCGCCCTCATCACTGCCTTAGTTCTGAACAAAAAGATCCTAGGCCGAGGCTTCTGGCGGGGTGTTTTCTTTTATCCAGTCTTGTTATCACCCGTCGTGGTCGCGCTCATTTGGAAATGGTTGTTACAAAGCCAAGGAGCCTTCAATGCTGGGTTGGTTGCACTTGACCTTGCACCCGTTGAATGGCTGACCCAAGCCAAGCCAGCTTTCTTTTGGGCCATCTTCATTTCCATTTGGGCACATATGGGTTTTTACACGCTCATTCTGCTTGCAGGGTTACAAGCAATTCCCAAAGACCTCTACGAAGCTGCACAAATGGACCGTGCTAGCCCATGGCGTACTCTCAGAAAGATCACACTCCCCTTGCTGATGCCTAATTTAATTGTGGTCTTAGTACTTGCCGCCATTCGCGCAATTCAAATCTTCGATGAGGTATTCGTACTCACAGGGGGTGGGCCTGGCTCAGCCACCACATTTATCGTGCAGTTCATTTACCAAACTGGCTTTGCAGAACAGATTCACTTGTACGGGCTTGCAGCGGCGGCATCCTTGGCTTTGGCAGCTTTTCTAATTGTGCTCACACTCGCGCAACTTCGCCTAACTCGTGCCCAAGAATTGGGCCCCAAGGGTAAATGACATGAAAATCTTAGAATTTTTACTTCGCACCCGAGGTCGCCGTAAGCTGCATTGGACCGACACTCTGAGCTATGCCTATTTACTCTTGGGGTTGGTCACAATGTTTGCCCCTGTTTTATGGCTTGTTTTATCGTCATTTAAATCTGAGGCTGCTATAGCCCAGTTCCCCCCAACCCTGCTGCCTTATGCTCAGAAGACTGTGGAAGTGAGTGGGTACAACCATCCGTTGCCCTTGTTCAACGTGAACCTAGACGATGGCACAAGCAAAACTCTGGCCCAAGCGAGCCGCATGGGTATATCAGCCATGATGGTAGATCCCGACTCGCCTGAACAACGTATTCAGGTAAACATCAAACAACGACAGCCTGTCAACGAAATCAAGTGGGCCTGGAACAATTACACCGACTTGTTTAGGAAGTTCGCTTTTGGAACTTACCTGTGGAATAGCGTTTTCATCAC
This window harbors:
- a CDS encoding sugar ABC transporter permease, coding for MKLLGLLLNLLEPIFAMGQRLLGIHRLGWFFVAPNLLVFGIFCFLPILINLIYATTGGVNLIPTQRPFTGLENFQILFECRDYLDVSSCRKDVFWRAIFNTLKFSFFQVGLMVLFALITALVLNKKILGRGFWRGVFFYPVLLSPVVVALIWKWLLQSQGAFNAGLVALDLAPVEWLTQAKPAFFWAIFISIWAHMGFYTLILLAGLQAIPKDLYEAAQMDRASPWRTLRKITLPLLMPNLIVVLVLAAIRAIQIFDEVFVLTGGGPGSATTFIVQFIYQTGFAEQIHLYGLAAAASLALAAFLIVLTLAQLRLTRAQELGPKGK